The following are encoded in a window of Phytoactinopolyspora mesophila genomic DNA:
- the ileS gene encoding isoleucine--tRNA ligase: MSDASTRPSPDGAATGPAHTTDSAADQVTGNQSYRPVPGQVDLPALEHEILAFWRDHDIFSRALKSSEGKPTWMFYEGPPTANGTPGTHHIEARVFKDVFPRYRTMKGYHVPRKGGWDCHGLPVEIAVEKELGLSSKTEIEAYGVAAFNDRCRESVQRHVGAFEEMTERMGYWVDTTRPYRTMDSSYVQSVWWSLKKIFDAGLLVEDHRVAPFCPRCGTALSSHELAQGYETVADPSVFVRLPLTSGPLDGEASLLVWTTTPWTLVSNTAVAVHPDVTYVAATNGDETLVVAEPLFEAVLGEGWTATARFSGTEMEFWNYQRPFELVDIAADGQPANHVVVDDYVTTADGTGLVHQAPAFGADDLRVCKRYGLPVVNPIEPDGTFSADVPLVGGQFFKHADTALTHDLEQRGLMFRHTTYEHEYPHCWRCHTPLLYYAQPSWYIRTTQFNDALLRENEKTNWYPETIKWGRYGEWLRGNVDWSLSRNRYWGTPLPVWRNDDDPSHLVCVGSLAELSELAGEDLSELDPHRPYVDDVTFTLPGVAGTFRREPYVIDAWYDSGSMPFAQWGYPHEPGSEQMFADTYPAQFICEGIDQTRGWFYTLMAVGTAVFGRSSYENVLCLGLLLAEDGRKMSKHLGNILEPIPLMDDHGADAVRWFMAASGSPWQARGIGPGVLGEIVRKVLLTYWNTASFLSLYGRTSSWAPADGAPEPADRHVLDRWALSELNRLVADVDTALENFDTQRAGARLAGFIDDLSNWYVRRSRRRFWDGDPAALATLHECVEKLTRLLAPMVPFITERVWQDLVVAVDPDAPESVHLAAWPQADPGVVDIQLADEVALTRRLVELGRAARAESKVRTRQPLARALVGAWGWESLRGELRAEIADELNVAEVTSLSAAGASADSADALLDVSAKANFRSLGRRFAKDTPKVAAAVSEADAEALASALRSEGSVTIPVAEVGEVTLEPDDVVVTETPREGWAVAREGETVALDLTLTDELVRAGLAREAIRLVQEARKQSGFDVADRIELAWSAAESSGQLAEALSEHQALLADEVLAVAVHSDLDALPDEPDHTDRDLGLTFRLRRAASK; encoded by the coding sequence ATGAGCGACGCCAGCACCCGGCCCTCGCCGGACGGAGCGGCCACCGGTCCGGCGCACACCACGGATTCCGCGGCTGACCAGGTCACCGGCAACCAGTCCTACCGGCCGGTCCCGGGTCAGGTCGATCTGCCGGCCTTGGAACACGAGATCCTGGCTTTCTGGCGCGACCACGACATCTTCAGCCGAGCGCTCAAATCGAGCGAGGGCAAGCCGACGTGGATGTTCTACGAGGGACCGCCCACGGCCAACGGCACGCCTGGGACCCACCACATCGAAGCTCGGGTGTTCAAGGACGTGTTTCCGCGTTACCGCACCATGAAGGGCTACCACGTGCCCCGCAAGGGCGGCTGGGACTGCCACGGCCTGCCGGTGGAGATCGCGGTCGAGAAGGAGCTCGGCCTTTCGTCGAAGACCGAGATCGAGGCATACGGAGTCGCCGCGTTCAACGACAGGTGCCGCGAATCCGTTCAGCGCCACGTCGGCGCATTCGAAGAGATGACCGAGCGGATGGGCTACTGGGTGGATACCACCCGGCCCTACCGCACCATGGACTCCTCCTACGTGCAGAGCGTCTGGTGGTCGCTGAAGAAGATCTTCGATGCCGGGCTGCTGGTCGAGGACCACCGGGTCGCGCCATTCTGCCCACGCTGCGGCACCGCCCTGTCGTCGCACGAGCTCGCCCAGGGCTACGAGACCGTCGCCGACCCGTCGGTCTTCGTCCGGCTCCCACTGACTTCCGGGCCGCTCGACGGCGAGGCATCCCTGCTGGTCTGGACCACCACACCGTGGACGTTGGTCTCCAACACCGCCGTAGCGGTGCATCCCGACGTCACGTACGTAGCCGCGACGAACGGCGACGAGACGCTCGTCGTCGCCGAGCCGCTGTTCGAGGCCGTGCTGGGTGAAGGCTGGACCGCCACCGCCCGGTTCTCCGGCACCGAGATGGAGTTCTGGAACTACCAGCGCCCGTTCGAACTGGTTGACATCGCAGCCGACGGTCAGCCTGCCAACCATGTGGTGGTCGACGACTACGTCACCACCGCGGACGGCACCGGCTTGGTCCACCAGGCTCCCGCCTTCGGCGCGGACGACCTACGCGTCTGCAAGCGCTACGGACTGCCCGTCGTCAATCCCATCGAGCCCGACGGCACGTTCAGCGCCGACGTTCCGCTGGTGGGCGGTCAGTTCTTCAAACACGCTGACACCGCGCTCACCCACGACCTCGAGCAACGCGGGCTCATGTTCCGGCACACCACCTACGAACACGAGTATCCGCACTGCTGGCGCTGCCACACGCCCCTGCTGTACTACGCCCAGCCGTCCTGGTACATCCGGACCACGCAGTTCAATGATGCGCTGCTGCGCGAGAACGAGAAGACGAACTGGTATCCGGAGACCATCAAGTGGGGCCGCTACGGCGAGTGGCTGCGCGGCAACGTCGACTGGTCGCTGTCCCGCAACCGTTACTGGGGTACGCCGCTGCCGGTGTGGCGTAACGACGACGACCCTTCGCACCTGGTGTGTGTCGGCTCCCTGGCCGAGTTGTCCGAGCTGGCCGGCGAAGACCTGTCCGAGCTGGACCCGCATCGTCCGTACGTCGACGACGTCACCTTCACCCTGCCAGGTGTCGCCGGAACGTTCCGGCGTGAGCCGTACGTTATCGACGCCTGGTACGACTCCGGCTCCATGCCGTTCGCGCAATGGGGGTACCCGCACGAGCCGGGCAGCGAGCAGATGTTCGCCGACACGTACCCGGCGCAGTTCATCTGCGAGGGCATCGACCAGACCCGAGGCTGGTTCTACACGCTGATGGCCGTGGGAACGGCTGTCTTCGGCCGCTCGTCCTACGAGAACGTGCTGTGCCTGGGCCTGCTCCTGGCCGAGGACGGGCGGAAGATGTCCAAACATCTCGGCAACATCCTGGAACCCATCCCGCTGATGGACGACCACGGCGCGGACGCGGTGCGCTGGTTCATGGCCGCCAGCGGTTCGCCGTGGCAGGCTCGAGGGATCGGGCCGGGCGTACTCGGCGAGATCGTTCGTAAGGTGTTGCTCACCTACTGGAACACCGCGTCGTTCCTGTCGCTGTATGGACGGACCTCGTCGTGGGCACCGGCCGACGGCGCGCCGGAGCCGGCCGACCGGCACGTGCTAGACCGCTGGGCGCTCAGCGAGCTGAACCGGCTCGTCGCCGACGTCGACACCGCGTTGGAGAACTTCGACACACAGCGTGCCGGCGCTCGGCTGGCCGGATTCATCGACGACCTGTCGAACTGGTACGTCCGCCGCTCCCGGCGCCGGTTCTGGGACGGCGATCCGGCCGCCCTCGCGACGCTGCACGAGTGCGTCGAAAAGCTGACTCGCCTGCTCGCGCCCATGGTCCCGTTCATCACCGAGCGGGTGTGGCAGGACCTCGTCGTCGCAGTGGATCCGGACGCGCCGGAGTCGGTGCACCTGGCCGCGTGGCCGCAAGCCGATCCCGGTGTCGTCGACATCCAGCTTGCCGACGAGGTCGCGCTCACGCGCCGCCTGGTGGAGCTGGGCCGCGCCGCTCGCGCGGAGTCGAAAGTCCGGACCCGCCAGCCGCTGGCTCGTGCTCTGGTGGGCGCATGGGGCTGGGAGTCGCTGCGTGGCGAGCTTCGCGCTGAGATCGCCGACGAGCTCAACGTCGCCGAGGTCACCTCGTTGAGCGCGGCCGGCGCCTCCGCCGACTCCGCCGACGCACTGCTGGACGTTTCGGCCAAGGCCAACTTCCGTTCCCTGGGGCGCCGGTTCGCCAAAGACACTCCGAAGGTGGCGGCGGCGGTGTCCGAGGCCGACGCCGAGGCTCTGGCGTCGGCGCTGCGCTCGGAGGGCTCGGTGACCATCCCCGTGGCAGAAGTGGGCGAGGTGACGCTGGAACCGGACGACGTCGTTGTCACTGAAACGCCACGGGAAGGCTGGGCCGTCGCCCGTGAAGGTGAGACCGTCGCGCTCGATCTGACGCTCACCGACGAGCTGGTCCGGGCCGGACTGGCGCGGGAGGCGATCCGGCTGGTCCAGGAGGCACGCAAACAGAGCGGCTTCGATGTCGCCGACCGCATCGAGCTGGCATGGTCGGCGGCCGAGAGCTCCGGTCAGCTCGCCGAAGCGTTGAGCGAACACCAGGCGCTGCTGGCCGACGAGGTCCTCGCGGTCGCCGTGCACAGCGATCTCGACGCGCTGCCGGACGAACCCGACCACACCGACCGGGACCTCGGCCTCACCTTCCGCCTCCGCCGCGCCGCCTCCAAATGA